In Camelina sativa cultivar DH55 chromosome 13, Cs, whole genome shotgun sequence, the genomic window TGCGAAGGAGTATGTTACTGCTTTACCAGCTAATAATGCTCCAGCACCAGTAGCTTCAGAAAAGAAGTCCAGTTCTCAGCCTGAAGAAAAGGCTTCTGTATCTACAAAGCCAGCACCAGATTACTATGCTGCAATCCCTTATGATGCATCTCTGGGAATATATGTTCCCCGAAATAAAAGAGATGAATTGATTCTAAAGCTAGTTCCCCGAATGAAAGATCTGCAGAAAGAATTGCAGGACTGGACAGACTGGGCTAATCAGAAAGTAAAGCAGGCTACTGTTAGACTTCTTAAGGACCAACCAGAGCTTAAGGCactaagaaaagagaaagaagaggcaGAAGAGTTCAGGAAAGAAAAGCAATTACTGGAAGAAAACACTATGAAAAGGAGGTCTGAAATGGAGTTGGCCTTGAATAACGCGACCAACCAGATTGAAAGAGCTAACAACACAGTTCGCAGGCTCGAGCTGGAACAATCTctgttaaagagagagagagaagctgctAATATAAGAGCTGCCGAGTCCGCTGAGAGCTGTAGGGAAGCCAAGGAGAGACTGCAAAGATTGTTGAAAAATGCTCAGTCGTGGGAAGGGCAAAAGGTTTCGTTGCAGGAAGAGCTCAAGAGTCAGAGACACAAGGTGGCAGAGCTGCAGCAAGAAGTTGCCAAGGCAAAAACCCGCCAAAACCAAATAGAGGTTAGCTCCTTGTGTAGACAAAAAGCCTTTGCACGTTTTAGGTCTTCTCGTCTTCGGAGCTGTATTTTATTGTATGGTAACTGATCATATCCTTTCCtctacaattatttttttcaggtAACCATTTCATTCTTTTGGCTGGAATATTCacattttgggttttttccCAATGGTTTTCATTGTTTCAAAGGAATTAAGAGAAATTGGAGGAAAAATATGTTCACACCCGAgtgtttatctttttatatacatcTTGTGCCGTGTtctttaaatcaagaattaaccTCGGTATTGTATTAGAAATTATGCTTTTGATTAACAATGTAGTCGGTATGAAAAAAGATTGTAGTCTAAGTGTGGAAGTAATGATGAATACAACTAATGAAACTCAATTGCAGGCTACCTGGAAACAAGAAAAGGCAGCGAAGGTGAAACTCGCTGCTCAAGCGGCTGcattaaagaaagagagagggaaacTGGAAGAATTCggaaaagcagaagaagagcgGATCAAAACAAAAGCAGAGAACGACGTGAAATACTACATTGAGAACATCAAAAGACTTGAAAGCGAGATCTCAAAGCTGGAACTCAAGTCAGACGGCTTGAAGATAGCTGCATTGAAAAAAGGCATAGACGGAAGCAATGACGGTAACAAGAGCGGAATGAATCATACcaccaccacaaaggccaacacgATGGCAGGAGCAAAAGTATGGGAAAATAATCACGGGGAAGAGtcgaaaatcaaaagagagagggAATGTGTGATGTGTTTGTCTGAAGAGATGAGTGTTGTTTTCTTGCCTTGTGCCCATCAGGTTCTTTGCTCTAAATGTAACCAGCTTCATGAGAAGGAAGCCATGGAAGACTGTCCGTCTTGTCGGGCCAAAATCCAGAGGAGGATTCAGGCTCGTTTTGCTCGCGGGTAAAAAAGCTTTTTCTCCGCTCGGATTTTTAATCCATATGGCAATGAGGGTtttgctttggttttgttttatctttggaCGGCTCTATTTACATCCAAGTTATACACATCTTCTTGTAAAGAGTGACTTCACAATTTGCTCATTTCTATATATCCCTCAAGAATAAATGGAGGAAGCTCTTCCAACTTTCTTCTCTATCAACAGCGTTGATTATTAATCGTCTATCTCTGAGGTTCTTTGAAATTGTCCTAAACCACCTAACACATGTTTCTCTGAATTTGCTTTGATTATATAAGACTTTTGACTTTTTCTTGGTCATTTCTTTTGCAGTTATTCCTTGttcttttcattaaattttGGAGTCTTGGAAGCAAAACTGAAAACTCTGGAACCAAAAGTAAAACCTTAATATTCATTCTCTAAATGatccaaaaattaatatacctcatttttttattaacaaaccACATGCATTTTGAATAATAACATGGTCGCAACACTATTACACATATAAATTACTAGATTACAAACATCAATTCATTGTCCCCCCCCTGGCCCTCTTTTGCCACAAAAGAAATCTACCAAACTTGTTTGCAACGTAACAGAAATATAATAGGGATTATGCttaatttcaactttttaagtttttgtttgagATATGTATTGTTGAATACGATCAATATACTAATGATTCTGTTATTAACGtatcttttatttatctatttaccTTTAAACTTAAATTTTAGCAACATGTATACAATTGAGTTTTAGCCACTATGACGTTTTATATGACCAATTAATTATCCATCGATGCTTTAAGATATGATATTGATTAATGATTTTTCCAATGGCAATTACTTCTATACACTCATTTTAGAGTTTGATAGTACtctttctttgtgtgtttgGCCGAAAAGCAAAACGCATTATTCCCGACATaaaattacattattataaGAGACGTATGTGACGCTTTTTATCATCACTACGTGTGGATGAATCaacctttttaataattttttctttgtcaaaaactcaaaatacacaaatggttaaattttaatgCATGGGTTCATTAGTCTCGTAGGCAGATGATTAGCCATTGAATTAAATGGTACAACCATGATGAAATATAGAATTTGATGCGTCCTAATATGTATTCTAAGTTGACATTTTACTAGCTCCAATTCAAGAATTAATCATTTTAACTATATCGTtgtgataataataacaactaATACCAAGCTATAGGTCGAATTTGTACTCATTGTATATCTAATCATTAGAAGccgtagtttttgttttttggttatgtatAACAACTATGGAGCATAAAGAAATGAACAAGCAGATGGAGTGAAAATGACTAGTGATAGAGCATCACTAACATTCATCTCTATCACCACCATCATTATCAACAAGACAAACAACACCAACGTCAAAGATctattagttaaaaaaacaatttttttgacaactttGGTGAGCACATTGGTGCAAATTCCAACAGGTGTGCAAATTCTGTTTCGGTGGAAGTTATGGGACCATAATTTTGGAAGAGCTTATAACaatttcttctttggctttgATCACTTGGAATTATCTCTCTTGGCTTCCTCTTCACAGAAATAGAGATCCGCCTATAATCGAAATGATCTAATACGATAACGATACAAtagaataagaaaataaattaacatattactGTTTGTTAAGTAATTTAACATGtggttagaaaacaaaaaaaaaaacaaaaaaaatacggACGTGTCAACGGACAAAAAGCCTAAAGTACACCAGGAGTCAACAAAACCACATAGGCTCCTCATACTTCCGAAGCTGCTGATCTGTCACTCCCGAACCAAACGGTTCGGACAGCCGTTTTACCTGTTGCATATTCCCGa contains:
- the LOC104738491 gene encoding LOW QUALITY PROTEIN: putative E3 ubiquitin-protein ligase RF298 (The sequence of the model RefSeq protein was modified relative to this genomic sequence to represent the inferred CDS: substituted 1 base at 1 genomic stop codon), whose translation is MVILVVEKQEEMNECGVVNGGKVGTSSVSSPPQDKGRKNKRKLADPSPQTAGSLTEFPRYDLHSLKSQNPLCENDSNGXLKAEESESLGWDDPFACQLEQLLSSNLLNLFRSAMNQIMDCGYSEDVVLKAISSSRLYCGGNDLVSNIVNDTLSFLKSGKKVAGSRDYVFEDLQQLVAYTLVEKISLVREVRPSLSTVEAMWRLLMCDLNVLQAFEVEGEGMEGSSGCNANKTSETQGAEGIPPKPTDSDNPKSPVSNTQCNHSDPVKFGNFPNVNNSKNPHASGATPGKEVFSVTNASAEGTKSASLTSVSDEKLVSCRKGRTKKELAMLRQKSCVEKIRTYSKGGGYKTAKFGGFLVEKRSKAASDLLSAQARNSSSKITTTEVVKIPLAESRSSTLSTSNSTKSDSPALDAKEYVTALPANNAPAPVASEKKSSSQPEEKASVSTKPAPDYYAAIPYDASLGIYVPRNKRDELILKLVPRMKDLQKELQDWTDWANQKVKQATVRLLKDQPELKALRKEKEEAEEFRKEKQLLEENTMKRRSEMELALNNATNQIERANNTVRRLELEQSLLKREREAANIRAAESAESCREAKERLQRLLKNAQSWEGQKVSLQEELKSQRHKVAELQQEVAKAKTRQNQIEATWKQEKAAKVKLAAQAAALKKERGKLEEFGKAEEERIKTKAENDVKYYIENIKRLESEISKLELKSDGLKIAALKKGIDGSNDGNKSGMNHTTTTKANTMAGAKVWENNHGEESKIKRERECVMCLSEEMSVVFLPCAHQVLCSKCNQLHEKEAMEDCPSCRAKIQRRIQARFARG